A region from the Rhinoderma darwinii isolate aRhiDar2 chromosome 2, aRhiDar2.hap1, whole genome shotgun sequence genome encodes:
- the NIPA1 gene encoding magnesium transporter NIPA1 gives MDLPAELPLLGLSVAVFSSLLNGSTFVLQKKGILRARTRGVSYLKDLIWWIGTITMALGQIGNFLAYTSAPAVLVTPLGALGIPFGSILASYVLKEKLNFLGKLGCLLSCVGSVILIIHSPKSESITSRAEFEEKLSNPVFLIYICLVLLMLTLLIFWLSPVYGKKNIMVYIGVCSLLGTFTVPCTKGIGLFAQDAFTNNPSSSSSTYLFICLIAVLGCSILIQFRYINKALEDYDSCIFSAIYYVMFTTIVLVATAILFQEWTKVGVVDFLAMLCGFTTVSTGVILIQMFKEFNISFRELRKTPEKTE, from the exons ATGGACTTACCGGCTGAGTTGCCCTTACTGGGGCTGAGCGTGGCAGTTTTCTCCAGCCTGCTGAATGGCTCCACGTTTGTGCTGCAGAAGAAAGGCATcctgagagcccgcacgagag GTGTGTCTTACCTTAAAGACCTGATATGGTGGATAGGTACGATCACAA TGGCTTTGGGGCAGATTGGAAATTTCCTAGCGTATACTTCTGCTCCAGCTGTGCTGGTGACGCCATTGGGTGCTTTGGGCATTCCTTTTGG GTCTATCTTGGCTTCATATGTGCTGAAAGAAAAGCTTAATTTCTTGGGCAAACTAGGATGTCTCCTCAGCTGCGTGGGCTCTGTCATCCTTATAATCCACTCTCCCAAGTCGGAAAGTATTACATCTCGAGCTGAGTTTGAAGAAAAGCTTTCTAACCCCG TATTCCTGATTTACATCTGTCTTGTTCTTCTGATGTTGACGTTGCTGATCTTTTGGCTATCTCCAGTGTATGGAAAGAAAAATATCATGGTTTACATAGGTGTGTGCTCACTGTTAGGCACATTTACTGTCCCCTGTACCAAAGGCATTGGACTTTTTGCTCAAGATGCTTTTACCAACAATCCAAGCAGCTCAAGCTCAACTTACCTTTTCATATGCCTCATAGCTGTCCTGGGGTGTAGCATTCTCATCCAGTTTCGATATATTAACAAAGCCCTAGAAGACTATGACTCTTGTATATTTAGCGCTATTTATTATGTTATGTTCACAACAATAGTCctggttgcaactgcaattctcttTCAAGAATGGACCAAAGTAGGAGTAGTAGACTTCTTGGCCATGTTGTGTGGGTTCACTACTGTCTCTACCGGAGTCATATTAATTCAGATGTTCAAAGAGTTTAATATCAGCTTCCGGGAGCTAAGAAAAACGCCAGAGAAGACAGAGTGA